Part of the Thunnus albacares chromosome 11, fThuAlb1.1, whole genome shotgun sequence genome, GGCATTTGTAACAGCTTTATTGCCCAGTTGAGTGACGTTTTTGCAGCCGTGCAATACCATGTTGATCGATGTTACTGAGGTGATTAAGTTTTTAAGTCTTGCAACAACGGGAGAGGTGACTGATGATCCTGTATGTCAGCTGCCCAGTCCCGTCTGCCATTATGCAACACCCCTCTTCTGTTACATTATGCAAGACTCTGCTGACTAAGACGTGCATAGAATGAGGAATAGATACTGGATAATTGGGTTCCTCCCACTGTATTCACAGTTATTCAAAATTACTTGTCAtgcttttattctgtttatgtCCATCTATAAGGAGAGCACATTTCAGAAATGGTAAGTGAGATTTACCCAATAAGCCTATTGTGTTTGCAAATCTTAAAGGAATTGGTTCAAATTTAGgtgcagattaagattttacctTCAAATCTGAGAACATCTCAGATTTGATATGATGCACTGCTACAAACTACCAAAGAGAACACAAACTTTGTGCCAATTGGACCTAATAAAGCATAATGACACTTCTAATATTGTAGGACTGAAAAATGCATTATGCAAGTATGTAAAGATTTATGTATTTAGTGCATATCAACACAATGGTTATACAGTGACACAGTAGTCTTGTGTCACTTATGGCCTTAAGTGTCTTTGAGTGCCTTTAAAATCACTGTATGAATAAAgtgtattaattaattaattcattatttaatatataccaCTTCACAGTGAAAGCATTtagtaaaataataaactgGTAGGATAGTGACAGAGGGACAAAGGAGGAGgattgtattgctgtacagactgtaaaaccccctgaggcaaatttgtgatattggactataaaaataaaattgacctgacttaacaaacataaaagaaaccaaactgggttaataaaacagaaatagcaacaacaaaacagagaaaaaaaacatcagttaataTCAATTAATAGCAAGGGGATATAAATCAATCTTGAGaagttttcaaatgtcattGCAGCTGAGTAAGCTAATAGTGAGTGAGTAAGCAAATGCATGAACTTCATTTTAAGCAGAAACTGGGAACATTCAGTAGATGCTGGTTAGACTTTACTGTATAGTCACAGTAATTCAGAAATGACTGTGTCGAGCCTAAACTAAAATGTTATGTAACTTTCAACTCCACAGGTAGCAAAGGGAGAGGGGCCAACACTGGGGTATGTGGCTTTTCTTTGTTAAAAGACAGGCTGCAGCATTTTGAAACAccacaaaataatacaaattgCTTTATATAAGACTTTCTTACTCCCTTTAAGTCAAACAATTATTTCTTATTCTCCCAAGGAAccttattttcttctttttcagtaAAAGTTTGAAATGTAATTCACACATGCAAAGTGACAAAACTGTGTTGTGGTGTATGGGATTTATTGGCATACATACATATTCCTTACACTCTCTGCACTTTTAGTGGAATATAAAGATTTAGCTTGAACTAGTAATGCAACTTTCACACAGACATTTATGAAGGATAGAGTCACAAAGCACTAGTTTACTGCTAAACTTCAGCAAAGCACACTCATTCTTGCAATGCCACATGATATAATAGCCTATGTGCAGGCAAAGGTAGAAACCGGTACTGTTTGCAGGTCTAAGGCACTGATTTTTATTGTCAACCCTCCCAATTTAGACACatgattttaacaaataaacacatttaacaaaccAAACTACTCTCAGCATCACACTCTGATagcacacgcacacaatcacacactcacacgcacaatTAATATGCACCCAGTCACTTGAACTACACTACTTTAGCTGACAGTGAGGCTAGTCCTTCTGTTAAAGAGTGATTTTGAAAGCACAGGTATAGTGTTGTTGCTGGGTCCAGAGTAATGTTTTACCTGGAGAATTGTGTACATTATTCAAACACTTTCGTCAAGACTTTGGTTTCAGTTTTCCCCATGCTATATTCAGATCAGGTCTCACCTGGGTGCTGTGGTGCATCTCCACAATTTGAAAGCTGAACTACTGCATCTTTGTCTCAAAAATATAAGACATGCAGAGAGAAATGTTTAATCTAAAAACACCAGAGAGACTTACCTGAGCATAACATGGGAACAAGAGGAGCTCCAACTCGAACCAATAACAAACTGTACATAgaagcaaactttttttttttgcagcaaaaTTATTACTTTAGCAGTAAGATACAAACTAATTTCTGGCTGGTGATAAACTAAAGCCTAAGTAAGCTAGAGAGAAAGAATAGGAAGTGCATTGGTCAAGTATTGGCCTACTCTGGCAGTTCAACCATTCTGCTAACCATACAACCTATGAGAGTCATTCCAATAGGAGGATTCTCCTCGCTCAACTTTTCTATCTTCTCTAACAGTGACTTTCATATTCCAAAAACAGTGACAActtgactgtttgttttttttttctgtaataactgtaaaaatataagGATTGTAGTAAAAATAGCCCCAGGGCTAGTGTAGGGGCGCAGTAATACAATCAAACATGACAGTACTGAACACAAGGGAATCCTACAATAATCTTTGATAGCCCCTGAATCTaccaaacatcaacacaaacacttaaacatcataaaaaagtataataatTAACATGGCAGAGTAACAAAAGTCAGTTTAATAACAACACACGGCCGCAAGGTAAATCAAGTATGGAGGAAGGGTGATAGTGTGCATCCTCTCCTTCATTGCGTCCTTATTTAGGCCTCCTTTGTGCTGGCCTTCATCTTCTCAACTGTTTCctgtattaaaaacaaacaaacaaaaaaaaaagagttgaggAAAAGTGAGATATGGTGTATCATTTgacacaatgaataaataatgaggAAAGAAGGAATTTCACTGAATACAGTGTATTCCTAATTACACTAAACTTGTACCCAGAGAGCTTCCATTGTTTACAGAGGCATTGTAAGCTACGCTTCTGGAGTACAGAACACATGACCTTGCTGACTCAGCCATGGCCTCAAGCCAGAGCCCTAGTGCTACCTTGTCAGCCTCATgctctcatacacacatataagcaagcacacacacacacacacacatacacacaagagcAGGCATACCacaaatatagtaaaaaaaaaactcttacaAGTACAAGGACAGTGAGATAATTTATTGGGTTAAAGCTTGTTTCTCACACTCTGAGTGTTTAGGTCCTAGAACAGCACTGTCTTGTCTGGACACAATTTAGAACTAGATTCCAGGACTTAACTCTTGGAATAGAGAGGTTCTAGAACTCCATTCTTAGTCTACAGAGGTTCTAGAATGCTACTGACCATCTAGATTGGCTGCATATCTTTATTGTTTGTCTGGCGAGGTTCTAGAACTTCAGGAAAGGTTGTCATTGTGTTGTTGGAGTTGTTAGACAACTGCTGATGTTTGTCTGGAGAaattgtgtgttgtatgttgttttcATAGGAGAGACTGTAGAGCTATGCTGAGAGTCTAGAGAGGTTCTCTGACCGTAATGACTGTATTATCAGGTGCATCACAAGGAAATATTCGCACTACAACAGCTCAAGGAATCATCTCCAGAACCGAGCACCTTTTACATCAAGACAGAGAGTCTCCTATTACATTTGCAGTCTGTTCTATAATTTAAAATAGATTTGTAGTGAGACCTATATAGCTTGACAGCTGTTACAACCAGCTGGCTCGACCGTAAggctgactttttaaaaaaagtattataaattgaatttaattctTAAGCTCTtactcattattatttattattcataatCTCAGGAACCCCtctgtactttttttgtttccatgaCATTGGCAGCATTAATCCACTATTCTCTGAGTTAACTGACAGTAACATCAAGCCCATTTTAGGCCCTTTTGTAAGTGTTTCCAACATTGCTCTCCCTCTTAATAGGCTCTATAATTTGGAGTGTTGTGCTGCTGTGTACAAAGCCTACCAGATATTCACTCTCAAGAATAACTACTGTATCTCCATGATATAGAATCATTCACATTAAATCTTAGATGAGAATACTCCTACTCTGCTATAATCGTAAAGGAAAATGCTGATGGTCATAACAGTGCTTCTTTCTACAGCTGGCATTTTCATATCCATAGCCATTTCATAGTTTTATCATTCTCATTTAGAAACCAGTTCTTGATTTCACAGCTTTTGATAAAAGGGGTCATAAAGATGCTGACtgaactttgtgtgtgtgtgtgtgtgtgtgtgtgtgtgtgtgtgtgggggtgtgggtgtgtgtgtgtctgtatacaCAGTCATACAAACTGAACTGTGAATTGTATTGTGCTGCCTGAGCAGTTTGATTCAAATGCTCTTTGTCCAGAAGCACATTATAAGTAATGAAGGTTATATCCTGAAGGAAAGTAAAAGCAGACGCTTGGGTTATGGCTTCTGTCAGTATTATTTCGCAGACTTTATCACCAGCTAGGGTACTGTGAGTACTGGACAGTGATGCAGCTTTGAAGCACACTTAAAATTGTGTGTAAACAGGCTTCGCTGAGCCTGTCCTGTTTCTCGGGAGAAAATCTGGAAAAGGTCTTCAGGTTGAGGAAAACAAAAGGGGAAgcttatttattttgaaataaatatataaaataaatatgattgatacattacatttttacattttttagtttCTGCAAATTTTCTGGAGCTATTCTCATTAggttaaaatgtcttaaagtcCTTTAgagcatattttttaaaaggttgTAATTTTGGTTTTATAATCCAAtttgtttagttgttttgtttatagtttgacttgtttttgtatgtatgtatattatttAGGTAGAGGTAGTCAGCCTACTAGCCTACTTTTTCCTCTCCctgcatatttgttttttgtagtttgtgtgtatttgtttgattttaccCTGTGCAAATAAAGAAACTCAAACTCCAACTCAATACAGACCTGGTGCTTGTTGAGTTCAGCGACACGCAGGTTCCACTCCTCCTCTGTCATCTCTGCGCCAGCATCTACCGACTCATCCAGAGCCGCCGTCTTGTCTGGACAGATAAAAGGTCAAAAGTGGTCacacagaatttttttttttttttaaaacatgtcagttgattaaaataatcaataaacagAATGGTGATCAACTTCAAGTATTTCAGCTTACCAGTGCAGGTCATAGCAGTGCAGACCCAGTTgccacatgcacaaacacagcggTTACACTCCACCTGGGTCTCTGCGCCGTCCTCATATGTCTCGTCCTCCAAGGCACattctgcagagaaaaaaaacatgtgacagACTATTAAGCAAAGACACAGACCGTAGGCTGTAACATGACACGATGACATTTCTCACAAAATGTGTTAAACAGTCTTTGATTTCCACGATCAAGACATGTCAGCATTTCAAAATGCCACATCATTCATCCAATATCTCATTTTTAAAGCCACATGCCTCGCTTTGGCTAGTTTTGCTTTACTAATGAAAGGTCAGCAAGTCCGCCATCAACCGGACTACTTTAAACTTTTAAGCTTCTGagaaaagatttaaaatgtGTATCATTCTCTTGAAATCTCCTGGCTTGACATAATTATTTCCACTATCAAAATCCTGTATATATGGTAACTGTGGAGTTTCTAAATATCTCCTCAAGGtcagccatgtgtgtgtgtgtgtgtgtgtgtgtttgtgtgtccttgAATCTGGTGAAGCACCAGAGTTCAGTGCTCCACATTGAATGTTAGTTTTGTCTGTGATTGAGCAATTGCCTCCACTTCCTGCGAACTTTATCCCAGATATACTGGGCTGAACAGAGTGAAGTGAATACCACACAACTGAGACTGTGtataaaagagaagagaaagaatcTGAGGCTCATTTCCACTGTTTGCTGGGTGTCAGGAGTCAGACTTTACTTATGTCAAAGCATCCATATACTGTATCTACCGCTGTGTAACAGATAATACAAACAATCCCTCTAAGCTCACTCTTCTCTGGTGGATTGAAGCCAGGCTTCAGGCAGTTGAGGAACTCATCAAAGCTCAGCTTCCAGTCTGCATTCTCATCAGAGAGCTCGATGAGGGCATCTACACACAGGCTCCTGGGAAGCACAGgtacatgaaaacacagaataaatatTAGATGCTCCATACGGTAGCATCGGAACATTGCAGAAAAAAGAAGCTGTAGAGATGATAATTAGTTTAGAGCGCTTTATTCCACAGAGTGCAGGTGTTTACACCAGTGCAGGCTCCCACAGGATGCCTTCAGTAAAGTTTACACTGGCCCAGATAGAGTTCAATGACTTACAGCATGTACCTGAAAATAGCAACACAGCACATAGATATGGATCTCGAGTCaagttaaaatgtatttgtatagcGCATTTAAAACAACCgcagttgaccaaagtgctgaacAGGCTTAAAACAGGATCTGTATGTACAAGCATTACCACAGAAGAAAATGTTCACCAACTGTagaggggaggaaggggaggtgaaatactgacaaaacaaaataaagaatgCAAACAgtagcttttttttcctccagccATCATGTGAgctttcaaacacacagacactgacctGAGCAGCTTGTTGCTCTCCTGGTCTGCGTAGGACTGCAGCTCCACGACCGACTCATTGTGCTGGATGAATTTAAGCAGCTCAGAGGAGTCCAGCTGAGAGTCACCGTTGTCATAtgactgcagaaacacagacaggaacACACCGCTAaggctcctttttttttttgtttccacatAAAGAAGTAGAATATGAACAGTAAGACCgatatttcaccattttcaccaCTGTCTGCTAAAAACTTGCACATCTCTAAGGGATTTTTGGTTAATTTATGTCCTGTCCGTGTGTGTGCTGCAAATATCAGTCTGAATGAAGTCACTGGTGTTTTTCAGTTCAGGCTGCCAGGAAATAAACAGTCACTGCCACAAAAAAATACCAAGAGCACATCGGTTGCCATGACAATCATCCCTTAACTGTGATGCCAAATGATTTCAATCTGGTATGAGCACCTTGTATACCTGCTCTACACACAGCCTGTATTACTTTATTGACATAGCCTATAGGCTCTGTAACAAAGGCCTCTGAGATGGTTTGGGAGTAATGGTGCGAGACCTTTCACATATTTAAAGACCCTGTTGTGTGACCACGTGGTGTGTCTGTGGAAGACAgatgaactgaaaacatttatgAGATTCCATATCATGTTTATGGTACAGTATGTTGAGAATACAGAGCATATATTTATAATGGGAAAGGCTCatcaaataaatactgaataaataaagaaccatctgctcttcttctctAATGTCATTCATGTCAGCTCACAGGGTGGCAGGGGTCCTCCTCTGCAGGACAGAGATCCTCATTAAACTGAATTATAACCATCAGCTGACATGCTCGAAAGGTCTGTCACGTGAATGATCAGACACAGTCGGAGACAGCTTTAGGGATTTGTGGGGTTGGTGCCCAcatctgtgacattttgtaaaagaaaacaggACGACTCACGTAGGAGCAGCGCTGAATAGTAATAGAGACCTGGGGCCAGGTGCATAAATGATACGTACGCACAAAAACCATGTATATGTCGTTTCCTGCatataaactggtatttataaacacagaatgtgcGGTGAGAATGTAACCAgctacactttttttcttttttttgtgtttacacaggtatttgtaaaatgccaatcaaaggcgcatttataaaaataacattgattaattaattttgtgtttaattttataattttttaaatttacataggagtcaacattttatttgctcttattattctttttattttatccttagttgtggcacaccttgtaaagtcggTTTAGATGTgagctacaaactaatcattgattacataTCTGAGATGTCACTGCCGACGATGGTTTacaggtccatgtgatgaattaatgatatggacgGTATAAAGAGCCACACAGCCGTGTGTAATAGTCGTGCGTAGCTGCTctggctgttggagaacctcaCTGGTGCAACAAAATCTGTGAAACCgcacttcttctttcctgtttctttCATTGACAGCTGTACTGGCTGGTGGGGCAGGTGGCGAATTGATATGAAAACGGCTGGTTCAgggtgtgtcttcatccatttatagTTAATTGTGGAAATGGAAACAAGGCTCGTGCACGTGCGCCCTGTTCCCCAAtaactgagatttataaaacagaaccatgcatACACatggctttataaatctgatgaaaagaatgcGTACACACAGtgttagtcatgaatctacacagttttatgcatctggccccagggCTGATTCTATCATTCTGCACCCTAATAGTGACAGGAAGCCCACCTTGAAGTATTTGAGCAGGGTGTCAGAGAAGTTGGATCCCTTGACAAACCAGCCATCTGGGACAACCTCTGTCTGCAGCCACTGGATCACACGGCTCCTCAGCTCATTGCGGTCTGCGGCATAGCATACAACTGCAGGGGGTGGGAACATTTCCATAGGtcaataacattaataaataatccACAGGATAAAAATCTATTGCACGTCAGTTTCCTTGTTCACTATGTCCTTAGACCATAAACCACagttaatgcacacacacagtaacttCATCTAAATAGTAGACATAGCCTTAATACACATGATTAAAGTGAAGACCAACAAAAAGAATTCAATTTGGAGTTTTTTCTTATCTCACTAAAATTGTGAATACTTTTAACACACGTGCAAAAGAGCACACACTCACCTGGGCTGGCAGCTGCctgctctgttttcttctctaaaggtgattaaaaaaaaaagagaaagaagataACGTGTGAGGCAACACATAAAGTATTCATCACTTGACTTGATTCAGATTAATGGAGCTAAACTTGTATGTCATGTAGTACTTGGCCAAAGGTCTGAAAAAAGGACCGTGTGATATAACTATTGTCCT contains:
- the LOC122992232 gene encoding follistatin-related protein 1-like, whose amino-acid sequence is MLRSVAVLLLLAAALCDAEELQSKSKVCANVFCGAGRECAVNEKGEPSCLCIESCKPHKRSVCGSNGKTYRNHCELHRDACLTGLKIQVAHDGHCQEKKTEQAAASPVVCYAADRNELRSRVIQWLQTEVVPDGWFVKGSNFSDTLLKYFKSYDNGDSQLDSSELLKFIQHNESVVELQSYADQESNKLLRSLCVDALIELSDENADWKLSFDEFLNCLKPGFNPPEKKCALEDETYEDGAETQVECNRCVCACGNWVCTAMTCTDKTAALDESVDAGAEMTEEEWNLRVAELNKHQETVEKMKASTKEA